Below is a genomic region from Oculatellaceae cyanobacterium.
ATAAAGACGGTCGTTCTTTGTTTGCCGAAATTGTAGAAACTCCTATTAAAATAGGCGGGCGTGTAGTGGGAATGAAAGGCTTTGCCCGCGATATTACTGAGCGCAAACTAGCTGAAATAGAATTACGAAACTCTGAAAAAAGAGAACGCCTATTAGCAGAAATTGCTTTAAAAATTCGGGAGTCATTAGACCTTAATCAAATTTTTGCCACAACAGTTATAGAAGTAAGGAATTTTCTACAAGCAGATCGTGTTTATATCGGTTATTGTGGCGGTAATTTACCACCACAAGTTATTGCTGAATCTGTTAAGAGTGAATTCCCTAAACTATTAAACTTTATCCCAGATGATAATTTATTAGCAGAAATCAAAACAATTTTTAAACAAGAGGCTGCTCAAGCTGTTGATGATTTTAGCAAGGTTCAGCTTACACCGCATCGGGCGCGGGCGATCGCTGCTATTCAAGCAAAAGCTAGCTTAAGTGTACCGTTAATGGTAAAAGGGGAATTTTTTGGGGTATTAGTTGCTAATCAATGTTCTGCACCTCGACATTGGCAGCAGTTTGAGATTGACCTATTAGAAGAATTAGCAACCCAAGTAGTAATTGCTATTCAACAAGCACAACTTTTTCAACAAGTACAAGCCTTGAATGCCAATTTAGAACGAAAAGTAGAGGAACGGACGGTTCAATTATTGCAAAAAATGGAAGAGTTGCAGAATTTATATCAACATCAAGATGAGTTTTTACACGCAGTTTCCCACGATCTGCGAACTCCGATTATGGGAACATTGATGTTGTTGAAGAATTGGCAACAATCATCTGCGAAGACAATTTCTATACCTCGTAAAATTTTAGACAGGATGATTGAAAGTAGCGATCGCCAGCTTAATTTAATTAATTCCTTGTTAGAAACTCATGCTACTGAAGTTAGTGGCATTGCTCTCCAGCGTAAATCAGTACAACTACGCACCCTAATTCAATCTATTGCTGAAGACTTGGAACCACTTTTAACTAAAAATCAGGCTAAATTAAATAATTTAGTGCTATCTGATTTGCCATTAATTGATGCCGACTCATTACAGTTGCGGCGGGTTTTAGAAAATCTTCTCAGTAACGCAATTAATCATAATCCCCCTGGATTGCAATTGACTATACAAGCCAGTATTGAGGAGGACATGATTTGCTGTTTGGTGCAAGATAATGGCATAGGGATGACAGAAGCACAAAGCGAACAACTATTTGAACG
It encodes:
- a CDS encoding ATP-binding protein, whose amino-acid sequence is MNKKQHTHTLKSLISEIKQNEERFRLMVEGSEQVFFYTHNNNHIFQYLSSSVQTVLGYAPEELIGKPYELTLTDDPSNAMVMELTDQALLTGDRSAPYIAVMKHKDGRSLFAEIVETPIKIGGRVVGMKGFARDITERKLAEIELRNSEKRERLLAEIALKIRESLDLNQIFATTVIEVRNFLQADRVYIGYCGGNLPPQVIAESVKSEFPKLLNFIPDDNLLAEIKTIFKQEAAQAVDDFSKVQLTPHRARAIAAIQAKASLSVPLMVKGEFFGVLVANQCSAPRHWQQFEIDLLEELATQVVIAIQQAQLFQQVQALNANLERKVEERTVQLLQKMEELQNLYQHQDEFLHAVSHDLRTPIMGTLMLLKNWQQSSAKTISIPRKILDRMIESSDRQLNLINSLLETHATEVSGIALQRKSVQLRTLIQSIAEDLEPLLTKNQAKLNNLVLSDLPLIDADSLQLRRVLENLLSNAINHNPPGLQLTIQASIEEDMICCLVQDNGIGMTEAQSEQLFERYARGDRSRSTGIGLGLYLCRQIITAHGGQIGVKSSLDAGATVWFTLPLVTTST